The nucleotide sequence GCACCACGCGCGGGACGAAGCCCTCGATGAGCCCGCGCGGTACCGGCACGAGCATACAGAACGGGTCGCCCTGCTCGAACCGGACCCACTCGCACACGCGCGTCATTTTCCAGTTCATCGTGAACGTGGACGCGAGCCAGTCCGTTTCCACGACGCCTTCGAGCGGCTGGACGCCGTCCTTGATCCAGTTCGCCGGCCCCTTCACCCACAGGTTGATTCCCGGGGGCGTGCGGAACAAAAACGGGATCGTGAACGTGATGACGCCGCTCCCGAAGTGACTCACGATGCGGTTGTCGGGGCGGTCGAAGCGCAATTCCAGGTCGCCCTTCCCCGGCCCCCCGTACCAGTACGCCTCGAACCCGACCGGGCTTCGCAGCACCCACCCGCACTGGTTGGCGATGACCAGCGGCAGGCACCGGTACGGGTGCCGCTGGTGCGCGCCGTCCATCCAGTCGCGCGGGATCGGCGCCGGCTCCGGGAACACGTCCGCCGGCTGGTTCGGGTGCAGCGAATAGGCGATCAGTTCGTTCGCGTTCTCTGGCATGGGTCCATCCTGAAACAGCGTGGAGCGCGGAACGCGGAGTCGGAGTGAAGACAAAAGCGTTCAGCGCCTCCGTCTTCACTCCGCGCTCCGCGTTCCGTGCTCCGCGTTTCTTACGTCCGCCCGTTGTCGTTTACCGAGCACATGAAGGGTTCGTTCGGGCGCTCGTAGGTGCGCCCGTCCGTGTCGCCGACCGCGTGTTTGCGGAGCGAGAGCTGGTACATTTGCTCCCCGGCCGGGGTCGGGTAGTCGCCCGTGATGCACGCCCGGCACAGGGTCGATGTGGGCAGGTCGATGCACCGCGCGACCGCGTCCACCGGGAGGTAGAACAGCGAGTCCGCGCCCAGCGATTTCGCCATCGCGTCCTGTTCGGCGACCGTCGGCACCTTACCCGCCATGAACTTCGGCGCGAACAGCTCTTTCACGGTGCTCATGTCGATGCCGTAGAAGCACGGCGACAGGATCGGCGGGCACGCGACGCGCACGTGGATCTCGGCCGCGCCGCCCTGGTCCCGCAAGTGCTTGAGCAGGCTCTGCAGGGTCGTGCTGCGGACGATCGAGTCCTCGACGAGCAGCACCTTCTTGCCGTGCAGCACCTCGCGCAGCGGCGTGAACTTGAGCCGCACCTTGTCCGCGCGGTTCCCGCCCTCGATAAACGTGCGGCCGATGTACCGGTTGCGGATCAGCCCTTCCACGCTCGGAATGCCGAGCGAAAACGCCATCGCGTCGGCCGCGGCCTTGCCGGTGTCCGGGACCGGCACGACCACCGTTTCGGACGGGTCGAGCGGGACGCGGTTCAGCTCGCGCTCCTGCTTGGCGAGTTCGTGCCCCAACCGCGCGCGGCTCAGGTACACGCTCCGCTCGTCGAGCGTGCTGGCCACGTTCGCGAAGTAGATCCACTCGAAGAAGCAGTGCGCGGTGCGCTTGCTCTCCGCGAACCGGTGGACGCTCAGTTCCCCGTTCTGGATGAGGATCAGCTCCCCGGGCGCCAGCGACTTGATGCTCGCCTGGCGGAACCCGAGGTTCTGGAGCGCGACGCTCTCGCTGGCGGCCCCGAACATCGGGCCGTCCTGCGCGTACACCAGCGGGCGGATGCCGACCGGGTCGCGGAGCACCACCATGTCGCCCATCGCGTTCAGGAACGTCAGGTTGTACGCCCCGTCGAACTTGGTCGCGAGCCGGCGGAACACGTCCACGAGGTCGGGGCGCTGGCCGCCCCGCATCTCGTGGGCGATGTAGTGCATGATGACTTCGGTGTCGTTGTCCCGCGTGAGGTGGTAGTCGTGGTTCTGGAGGAGCTGGGTGCGGAGCTCGGCGAAGTTGGTGAGTTGGCCGTTGAACGCGAACGCGAACCACTTCCATTTACACCCGTCCCGCCGCTCGAACGGCTGGGCGTAACTGCGGGTCTGGCCCCCGCAGGTGGCGTACCGGGTGTGCCCGATCGCGGCCCGGCCCGCGTAGTCCTCCATGATGGAGGCGTACTTGGCCGGTTCGTTGATCCGAAACGCCTCAATGACAGTACCGATGTCCTTGTACGTGTCGATGAGCTTGTCGCGCTCCGGGTTGTAGGTCGCCATCCCGGCTGCGAGTTGCCCGCGGTTCTGGAGGTCGAGGAGCATCCGCGGCATCAGCCGGGACACTTGGTCGGGTGCGCCGGTCCAAACCGGCGACTTGTCCCCGTTCTGGGGAAGGTAATACAACGCCGCCACGCCACATTCGTGGTGCAACTCGTCCATGTCACCGCCGGGTAGAAAAGAAGGGCGGGGCGCGCTGGCCCCTGATTCAGAATATAAGTCGGTGTAGGTTTCGTGAACAATCTCATCCCCGGGCACGTTCGTCGGAATCTCGCGGCACGGGTCACCGTTCCGACCGGTTGCCCGGTTCGCGCCGCGCGGCAGACTCAACAAATTCGAGGGTTACAATGTTCCGAACGATTCTCCCGGCGGCACTATTCGCGCTGCTTACGATCGGCTCGGCCCCACTCACCGCCGAAGACAAAAAAGACAAACCGCGGGCCGATCCGCCCGCCACGCCGCTCGAACTGTCCCTAACCGGTACGACGACGACGTACACCCTCGACCTCGGCGGTCGGACCACGGACGAACTCAAAAACCTGATTGAGTCCGCAGCAAAAACCGGCAAACGGCCACCCGCTGCGCCGGCAGTAGACCTTAGCATCGAAATCAAAAACACGTCCGATAAGCCCGTCACGGTGTGGGTAACTGGTGACCCGGTGGTACTTACCTGTACCCTCCGGGGGAAGGGGGCCTTAAACGTTGCCCCGCCACTGGCGTTCACGGAAGAGTTCCGCATCCCGAAAGGGGTAGAAATTGCGGCCGGCAAGACGCACGTGATTCCGGTGAAAACGCTCGTGAGCGGTTACCGGGGCGCAGCGCACTGGGCGTACTGGCTCGAATCGGGGGAGTACGAATTGACCGCAACGCTCAAGACGGGCATGAACCCGGCCCCGAAAGGCGCAAAGGACGCGAACGACGGCTTCGGCTCGGTGACGCTCACGAGCGCCCCGCTGAAACTCACGGTTGAGGCGAAGAAGTAATTCCAGTTCAGGCGAACGCCGCGTGTCAGCAGCACAAGCGAATAAACTCCGCGCGGCCGTTCTCATTATTTCACTACGCCACCTGCATACACAGGGAGCACGTGTGACTCTCTGAGTGAGTAACAATAGCCGTGAATAGCGCGTCGCGTTCACTCGTGCGTCTTCTTATAATATGATGCATTTTGTTAACATCCTGCAAAGCATAAAGTGCGCGCACACTCGGCTCTTGATTCGCCCTAGACCTGGGCATGGATTTCTCTATTCGGATTAAGCTCGTGAGGCGCAACCAAGAAATTATTAACGAAAACTTCTCGTTAGAACGGCTGTGGTCGTGCGTCTCGGACGATTTTCCGAGTGCATGGCACACGGGTTGCAGATTCCGAAGTGCCGACAAACTCCTCCCCAGTTTAGTCACGTCACCACGTTACCGCCCGATTGAGGCGGGGTACGCCCATTCCACTTCGCTCGTCACAGAGGTTCCACAATGCCGGTTCGTGTTTCGCTCCCGCTTCCCGCTCGCACCGAACAACGCGGGCGGAAGGGGTTCACGCTAATCGAGTTGCTGGTGGTGATCGCCATCATCGCGATCCTCATCGGGCTGCTCCTGCCCGCGGTCCAAAAGGTCCGCGATGCCGCCGCGCGAATGAGCAGTCAGAACAACCTGAAGCAAATGGGCCTCGCGATGCACAACCTCGCGGGCAACCAGTCCGACCAGTTCTGCGCCGGGTGGGGCGGTCTGCGATCCACCACGAGCACCGGCGACCCCGTGCGGCCCTGGACGTGGCACATCCTGCCCTACATCGAGCAGGATAACGCCGCTAAAAACGCCGCAACGACCACGGTCATGAAGACCTACACCGCCCCGAACGACGCCTCGTTCGTCAGCGGGCAGCCGCTCACCAGTTACTCGGGCAACGGCCTGGTTCTGGGGATCGTGAACCCGCTCCTCACCGCCCCGGTCGTTAACACGGGCACCCCGTCGTACACGGCGAAGCTGTACAGCATGAACTCCCCGGGCGACGGCACCTCGAACACCCTTCTGTTCGCAGAGCGGTACGCGGTGACCACGACGGGCAGTGGGACAGTGATGTACAGCGGTGTGACCGGCGCTACGCCGCAGGCCACGCTCACGCACGTGTACGGCCCGCACCTGTGGTTCCCGACCGGCGCGACCCCGTCGCAGGTCGTGTTCCTCCCGCAATTCATCGCGTCCCCGGCCCAACCGTTCCCGTTCCAGAGCAAGCCGGCCAACAACATCGCCGACGACCGCGTGCCGCAGGGCATGTCGTCCGGCACGATGAGCGTCGCCATGTGCGACGGCAGCGTGCGCGGCGTGTCGGCCAGCGTCAGCAACCAGACGTGGACTTTCGTTTGCGACCCGTATGACGGCAACGTCCTCTTGTCGGACTGGTAACGCACCACTTCGTTCGGGCGGTCTTCTGGAGTCGGCCGTTTGATGTGTTTGTTTTTGGTGGGCGGGCCTCTGACCCGACCCACCAAAAAAAGTCCTCAGCGCGGCACGTTGTGCCGCGCCGGACATCGCGAGCAGAGTAAAGCCTATAACTCGTGTGCCGTTCGCGGAGCGCTCGTGCGCACAGTGAGCGCCTCGCCTCGTTCAATCGCCGCACCGCCTTGGACGATTAATTGCGCCGCTCGGCACGGTAATTCTCATCATCATCCTTTCCAAAGCCACGGCAAAAGAAGCAGTGAACGGTGGAGTAGTAAAAGCCGGCCTTTTCGAGGTCCGCGACCACTGAGAACAACGTGGGGGTGCCGAAGGAAAACAACCGGTTCCGAATGGTCACGATGTCGTAGACCACATCTTTGACCATACTCATCCCCTCTAAACGCGACCTTTCCCAGTCTTCAACGCTCCTCTTCTGCAGCAACCGCTTGCTCTCCGCGTGGTTCTTCTCGACGTCCTTCTCCCGGGCTCTACGGTGAACGCCCGTCTGGATCTTTCCATAGGTTTCATTCGCGCCGCTGTGGGAGCCCTGATACTTTGTCAGTTTGTAATCCTGTTTGGCCTGACCGGGGCCGAACAGCTCTTTCACTTTCAGTTGGCGCGTGGCGGACAACATCAACGATGACCCGGAGATGTTGCTCCCGTGCGGGCAGTAGTACGCGAGGTAGACGTGCTTCGGCGCGCCGGCACCGGACGTGATCAGGGACGTCTCGCCGTGGGCACTAATCATACACGCACGACTGCGATCGGGCTGCGGCTTCTGCCCGCCCGGTGTCCAGACGTAGATCCACGACCCGACTTCGATGGGTGCGTACTCGACGTCACCGCGAAGAATGTCCTTTTTGCTCACCTGAAGGGCTCCGAAAGCAGGGAATATGGGCAATTCCGACGGATCGATGAACGCGATCGCGCCTTGCGAACATCCCCAGTACGGGACGAGTCGCGTGAATCTAAACCCGGCGGTCACGCTTTTTCCATTCTTTGCCCGCACCAACTCCTATTATCCGCCACGGTCACGAGCCCGGCAAAAGCTGGACAATCTCGACGGTCCAGCGGATACTGGACGCACCCGCCGTGCCCGGAGACTCTCCACATGCGAGCCGCGCTGTTCGTTCTGGTTGCGGGGTTGTTGTTCCCACCCGCCGGCATGCGGGCCGAAGACCCGTCGAAAGGGTGGGAGTTCACGGGCCGGACGCAGACCTCTGCCGTCGATGTGCGCGCGCAGGTGACGGGCCACCTGACCCGGGTCGCGGTCCGGGAAGGGGACGCGGTCGCGAAGGGGGATCTGCTAGTCGAGCTCGACTCACGGCCGTACCGACTCGCCCTGAACGCGGCCCAGGCGCGGTTGAAAGTGGCCGAGGCCAAGTTGCAGGTGTCCAAGATCACGGCCGCCAACGCCAAGAAGTTGCTGGAGAACAAGGTAATCAGCCCGGACGAACTGGGACTGAATACGGCGGCGGAGGCCGCACTCATCGTCGCGAAGGTGGAGGTGGAGCGGGTCGAACTGACCCTGTCGTGGACCCGGGTCACCGCCCCGTTCACCGGCCGGGTGAGCCGCCTTCAAGCCACCGAGGGCGGTCTCGTCACCGCCGACCAGACGCAAATCTTGACGGTCGTGGCCACGGAACCGATGTACGTCTCTTTCAACGTGCCCGAATCGCTCCTTTTGCAACTGCGCCGCGACGGGCTGGCCGAACCGAGTAAGTTGGGCGTGGCGGTCGGGTTCGCGGGCGACCAGGGGTTCCCCCATGAGGCGAAACTCGACCTGATCGCGCCGGAGGTCGACCCGAAGACGGGGACCGCGCGGTTCCGGGCCACGGTCCCGAATCCGAAGGGCCTACTCTCGCCCGGGATGTCCGCCCGCGTCCGCCTCATCCCTCTACCCAAATAGGCGAAGCGGTCAACCTGCCTTTACGCAGCTTGGTCCGGTTTTGGTGCGCTTGTAACGAGACCGCAAGGGAGCGGGAGGCGCATCTCGTTGCTGGTTACTGTTCAACGCACAGGAGGCCCCGCTCCCTTGCCAGTAGTTTCAAGTGATTTGGCAGTGCCGCATGGGAGTTCCTAAGTTCAAGGTTCTCAGGCACTTGAACGGGAGCCTCCCATGCGACGTGGTTACTCTACGATCACCCCGGCGGTGGTCCACGCACTGACGCGCCGAACGTTGGAACGGGCCCTGGGTTGGACCGACTACAAGCGGTCGGTCACGCGCACCCAGTTGCTCGACCTGGTGCTGTTGATCGCGGGCACCACCCGCACGTTGTTCGCGGTAGTGACCCGGTACTTCGGGTTCTCCCACGAGACCGCGCGACAGGCGATGCACGCCAACCGGGGTTCCCGGGACCAACTCACGGCCCGGTTGGTGGATGCCCTTCACCAGGTGGCGGGGTTCACGCGCCGGGACCGGAGGCGCCGGTGGACGTGTGCCATCGATGTGCATTACGTCCCCTTTTATGGGGATCGCAGCACCCCGGGGATCATCGGCGGACCCAAGAAGGCCGGGACCTCGTTCTTTCACGCGTACGCCACCGGGGTACTGATTCACAAGCACCGGCGGTACACCGTGGGGCTGATGAGCGTGACGAAAGGAACCAAGCCGCACCAGCAGGTGCAGACCCTTCTGGACCAGGTGGCGGCCCGCGGGCTCACGGTCCGCGGGGTGGTTCTGGACGCCGGGTTCGACAGCGGGGAGACCCTGTTGCTGTTGCAGGAACGGAACCTGAGCTACACGGTCCCGATGCGCAAGAAGGGCACCGGTACCAACCGCCGCAACGCCAGCTACACCCAACCCCACGGCACCATCACCACCATGGAGTGGGTCACCGAGAAGAGCCGCAAGGCGGTATCGACTCGGGTGCTCGTGTGGCAACGGAAGGGCGAATCGCACGCCCGGGTGTACGCGTTCCGCGGGTGGGGCGATGCGACCGCCGTGTCGGAGGCGAACCGGGCTCGGTTGGGGCGCCGGCGGTACCGAGAGCGGTTCGGGATCGAGACCAGCTATCGGCAGAAGAACCAGGCCCGCGGGTGGACCACCAGCACCAACCCCGAGTACCGGTTGCTGCTCGAGGGCGTGGCCCTGCTGTTGCGCCAGGTGTGGGTGTACCTGACGCTCCGGATCGCTCGGGCACGCGGGCTCGCGCCGACCGCCTGGGTCGCCCAGTTCCCGTTGGCCGAGATGCTCGACTGGCTCACGCAACGGATCCGCTCACGATACCCACGCACACGATGTATTACCCTGCCACACAATACACTTACAACCAACGCAACGCCTTGAAACTACTGTTGCGGTCGCGGCTCGTTATAGCCGTTTCGACGACCCAGAAACGAGACCGAGATCAGAACCGTGCGGACCTCGCTGCCATGCCGCGCGGCTATTTCACGTCGATCACGTAGATGTCGCTGCCGCCGTCGCGCGTGGAAACGAACGCGAGCTTCTTCCCTTCGGGGTGCCACGCGGGTGCGGTGTCTTGCGCCTTGTTTTGTGTCAGGTTGGTAAGTTCTTTGCCATCATCCGTCATCAACCAGATGTCGGAATTCCCGGAGCGATTCGAGGCGAACGCGATCCGCTTACCTCCCGGTTCCCAAACGGGCCACGCATCGAGGAACTCGCCGTCCGTGATGCGCTTCTGGTCGCTCCCGTCCGCGTTCATGACGTGAATCTTCTGTTTGCCGCTGCGCCCGCTCGCGAAGGCGATCTTCGCACCGTCCGGGCTCCAGGCCGGGTGGAGGTCGTAGGCCGGGTCGTTCGTGAGCCGCTTCTCGTTCTTCCCGTCCGCGTCCACAGTGTACAGGTCCGGGTTCTTGTTCCGCGTCGACACCCACAACACTTTCTTGCCGTTCGGACTGAACCGCGGCGACTCCTCGAACGCCCTGTGAGGAATGAGTACCTGGTCGTCGCTGCCGTCGGCCGCGCACACGTTGATTCGCAACTTGCCGTCGGTCCCTTCGAGTTTGTCGTACACGTAGACGATTCGCTTACCGTCGGGCGAAAAGTTTCCGTCAAAGTGCGGTTCGGTGTGGTTCGGCAGGAGGCGTTTCAGCTCGCCGCCGTCGGCGGGCATCAGCCACAGCGCCATCTTGCCCTCGTGGATGCGCGTGAACAGGAGCGTCTTGCCGTCCGGCGACCACTGAAGGTTCTGTTTGAAGCTGCCGTCTTTGGTGAGGCGCACGGGAAGATTTTCACCGCAGAGGGCGCGGAGGGCGCAGAGAGGAAGGCAGAGCAGAGCAATGACAAAACTGTGCAGTACGAGTCGCTTCATGTTTTCTTCCTCTGCGCTCTCCGCGCCCTCTGCGGTGAACCGTTTTGCTTCTCACCTACTCGGTCCCGCTCGCGAAGCCGAGCAGCGCGCGCGTCATCGGGCCGCCCGCGACGAGGAGTTCGGCAATCGCCTCCTCGAACTGTCGGTCGGTAACCACGAGTTCGGAGCCGGTCCCGTCGGCTTCGGCCGCGAGGACCGCGGCCTTACGGAGCAGTTCGCGGATGAACGCGGCACTCACGCCGTTCGTCCGGCGCACCCACACGCCCAGGTCCGCGAGTTCGAGCTTCAGCCCGCGGCTGTAGAGCTCGAACAGCCGGTGGCGGCACGCTTCGTCGGGGAGCGGAACTTCGATGGCCAGGTCGATGCGCCCGGGCCGGGCCGCGAGCGCCGGTTCGAGGAAGTCCGGGCGGTTCGTGGTGAGGATGAAGAGGATGTCCGCGTCTTCGCCGAGGCCGTCCATCTGGTTGAGCAACTCGAAGAGCAGCGCGTTCGCACCGACCGACTGCTGCTCCCGCTCGGTGCCGATGAGGTCCACGTCTTCGAGTACGATGGTCGCCGGTTCGAGCAGGCGGGCGAGCGCGCACGCGGTCTCAATGGACCCGACCGCGCCGCCCGTGAGCACCAGCACCGTGCGGCCCGTCATTTGCGCCGCGAGGTACATCGCGGAGAGCGTTTTGCCGGTGCCGGGTTTGCCGTGCATCAGGATGCCGCGCTTCAGGTGCCGGCCCGCGGCCTTGAGCCGCGCGGCGTGCTTGCTCAGCCCCATCGTCTGCCGCTCGATCCGGGTCAGCAGCTCTTCGGGCAGGATCAGGTTCTCGCGCTTAACATCGGGCAGTTTGTGGAACCGAACCGTCGTGCTGCCGTAGCAATTTTGCTCGACCGAGAGCACCTTCCCGCGGAACGCGGAACCGTGGCGGACGCCCTTCACGAGCTTGCGCGAGAACCGCTCGGCCGCCTCACGATCGGGCGCCATCACCGCAACCTGAAGCCCCTTGTCGGGCCGGTACGTCTCTTCTTCCGCGAGGAGCATTGCAACGGGCTTGCCCTCGTCGCGGAACGTATACAGCCCTTGTTTCACGCACGCGAGCCGCTGTTCGTCGGCGAGTTGTACGTCGACGAACTCGACCGGCCCCTCTTCGTACCCCTTCGCGGTGGTGGGGCGCGAGAGCTTGGCGAGCGACGCGCCGGAGTACTGGCTGGGCAACACGACCCCGACGAGCGCCGCGTCCGCACCCACGAGCAACTCCTCGGTCGTGAGGTGCAAGTTCGCGCGGTCGTAACTCTGGAACGTCTGTTCGAGGACCGGCAGCTTCGAGGGATCGGTGCCGAAGTGCTTGCGGAGCCGGGTGAAGAGGGACGGTTTCGGTGCCGGTTTCTTGGGCTTCTTGGTGACTTTTGTTTTCTTCGCCATTGCGGACCTTTGCGAGTCGTTTGGGCGGGATGGAACTCGCCGGACGGACGCCGCGAACGCGCGCCCGGTTCGCGGTCAGAACAGTTCTTCGATGACGCGGCCGACCGGCGCGAGGCCGAGCCCCGTAATCTGTTCGCTCGTGAGACCGACCTGGTTGAGCACGGTCGCGTTGAGATCGACGGGCGAGAGCGGCGAATCGGCCGGTTTGCCGGCGCGGGCGTCGCTGGTGCCCACGAACCGCCCGCCCCGCACCCCGCCGCCCGCGACGAGCGCGCTGTAGCACCCGGGCCAGTGGTCCCGCCCGGCCTTGTCGTTCACCTTCGGCTCGCGCCCGAACTCGCCCACCGCGAGCACCAGCGTGCTGTCGAGCATCCGGCGCTCGTGGAGGTCGGTGAGCAGCGCGGACATGGATTGATCGAGCCAGGGGGCGTGCCGGTCCTGCATGATCTGGAAGTTGCGGTAGTGGTGGTCCCACCCGCCGTCGCCCGAGTCCTCTTCGGCCTCGACGTGGTCGCTCCAGTTCACCTGCACGAACGGCACCCCGGCCTCGACCAGCCGGCGCGCGAGCAGGCACGACTGCCCGAACCGCGTGCGCCCGTAGGCGTCCTTCGTCGCGTCGCGCTCCTTCGACAGATCGAAGCCGGCCGCGGCGGTGGGCGAGGTGAGCATCGCCAGCGCCCGCGCGTGGTACTCGTCGATCGTACCCGTGGAGCCGATTTGGTTCACGCGCCGGTCCGCGCTCCCGAGCGCGGCGAGGAGTTTCTGCCGGTCGGCCACGCGCTCGGGGGTGAGATCGGGCGGGAGTTGCAGGGCGGGAATCTTCGTGCCCGTTGCGGGGTCGTACTCCAGTCGGAACGGGTCCCACCCGCCGCCGAGCGGCCCGCCGCCCTCGCCGATGATCGCCTTCTTCCCCTGGTGCAACTTTCCGCCAACCACAAAGAACGGATGAATCGCACCCGTAGCGCCGGTGGATTTGGCTCCACTGAGGGCCTTCGCAACGATCGAACCGAGCGCGGGGCGCGGGGAACCTTGCAGCGGCTTGCCGTCCAGCCCCGTACCGCCCGCGGCGCTGCCCGTTAGCCCGATGGTGCCCGCGATGCCGTGGTCGTTCGATTGCGTGGTGAGCGTGCGAAGGACCGCGAGTTTATCGGTGTGTTGCGCGAGTTGCGGAAACAGTTCGCAGAATCGAACACCCGGGATCTTCGTCGGAATGGTGCCGAACGGCCCGCGGTAGTCGAGCGAGGCGTTCGGTTTGGGATCGAACGTGTCGAGCTGACTCGGCCCGCCCCAGAGCCACAAGAGGATGACGGCCTTCGCCTTGGCGCCCTCCCCCTTCCCCGCGGCGCGGGCGCGCAGCAGGTCCGGGAGCGCCAGCCCCAAAACGGACGACGCACCGACTTGAAGGAACGCGCGCCGGTTCAATCCGGCGCAAGTGTGGGTCGTTCGACGGCCGACCAGGAGCATGGGGAGAGACCTCCGCGGGTGCCGCCATTATCGGGGCACAACCACGCAGGCACAAGCGCCGGGAACAGAATGACCGCGCGTTCTTTGTTGAACGCGCGGCCCGGCACGACACAAACGGGTTACTTACCCTGGTGAATCTGCTCGAAGCGGGCCGCGACGCTGGCGAACGCCGTGACCACGGTGGGGTCGAACTCGCCCTCGGACTCGGTGGAGATCAGTTTCACGGTCTGCGTGTGGCTCAGCGGCGGGCGGTGCGGGCGCCGGCTCCGCAGCGCTTCGTACACCGCGGCCAGGGACACCACGCGCGCCGCGAGCGGGATCTCGTCGCCGACCAGACCGTCCGGGTAGCCGCTGCCGTCCCAGCGCTCGTGGTGGCTGCGGGCGACCTCCGCCGCGACGTCCAGCCCCTGAACTTCGCTGCCGTAAGTTTGCGCCACCCCGACCAGTACCTCCGCGCCGATCGAGCAGTGCGTCTGAACCACCGACCGCTCGGAGGCGTCCAGGCGCCCGGGCTTCAGCAGCGTGTGCCGCGGAACACCTAGCAACCCGATATCGTACATCGGGGCGACCGCGGCCAGGATGTCCGCGTACCGCTCGTCCTTCAGTTGCAGATAGTGGCCCGTATCGGGCAGCGCCCGGCACAGCGCCCGGACGTACCGCGTGAGGCGCTGCCACTGCCCTTCCGCGGCCAGTTGGGTCTCGGCCAGCAACCGCGATACGGTGAGCGAGAGCGTCTCGGCCGCGACCGGCCGCGTGGAGCCCACCGGAGGCGGGGTGAGGATGGTATCGGAATCGCTCGACTTCGCGGGGCGCCGCATAATCAGCGCCCGCACCCGGGACAGGAACTCGACCGGCGCGAACGGCTTGCTGATGAAGTCGTCGGCCGACGAAACGGACAGCCCGCCGAGCGCCTCGGCCGGCAGGTCGCCGGAGGTGATGAGCACCTTCATGCGCTCGGAGTCCAGCCCGGCGGACCGGACCTTCTCCACGAGTTCCGGGCCGCTCATCCCGGGCAGCCCGACGTCCACCACCGCGAGGTCCGGCGGGTCGCGGGTGATTTCCGTCAGCGCGGTCTCGCCGTCCTCGGCCTCGCGCACGTCGTACTGGTCCTGGAGCAGCGCGACCATGAGCGCCCGCACGCCGGGGTCGTCTTCGACCAGGAGCACGCGCCCGCGCCCCAAGCGCTCCTGGCGCGAGCTGCCGGCCGCGGGGGTCACGCCGTGCGGCAACCAGAGGGTGAACCCGGTGAGCGCGGCGGAGACCGTGCGGGCCGACGGGAACCGCATCTCCGGGTCCGGCTCCATCAACCGCGACACGAGATCGGAGACTTCGGCCGGCACCTCCGGGCGCACCCGGCGCACGGCCATCGGCACCGTCGTGAACCGGCGGTGCAGGTCCTGAACCGGGTTCCCCGATTCTGGGTACGGGTCGCGCCCGGTGAGGGCCCAGTACAATGTCGCGCCGAGGCTGAACAGGTCCGCGCGGCTGTCCACCGAGTGCGGGTCGCGGGCCTGCTCGGGGGCCATGTACCCGATCGTGCCGAGCACGACGCCGGGCTCGGTCATCTGCTGCGTCGGGAGCCGGGCGAGCCCGAAGTCGAGCACCTTGGCCTGCCCGTCCGGGGTGACCAGCACGTTACTCGGCTTGATGTCGCGGTGGACCAGCCCGTGGCGGTGCGCCTCGCCGAGCGCGTCGGCCACCTGGCGGAACAGCTCGCAGGCCCGCAGCGCCGGGAGCGGGCCGCTGTCCCGCACCAGCGTGAACAGGTCCTGGCCGGGGATCAGTTCCATTACGAAGTATTCGCGCGCCTGGGTCCCGGCCCGCGTGTGCCGGCCCGCGTCGAAGCAGGTGACGATGTGCGGGTGCTGGAGCCGGGCGACGGCCCGGGCCTCGCCGTAGAACCGGTGGATCAGGCGCGAGCTGACGTCCGTCGAGCGGGACATCACCTTCAGCGCCACCTGGCGC is from Gemmata palustris and encodes:
- a CDS encoding AAA family ATPase, with protein sequence MAKKTKVTKKPKKPAPKPSLFTRLRKHFGTDPSKLPVLEQTFQSYDRANLHLTTEELLVGADAALVGVVLPSQYSGASLAKLSRPTTAKGYEEGPVEFVDVQLADEQRLACVKQGLYTFRDEGKPVAMLLAEEETYRPDKGLQVAVMAPDREAAERFSRKLVKGVRHGSAFRGKVLSVEQNCYGSTTVRFHKLPDVKRENLILPEELLTRIERQTMGLSKHAARLKAAGRHLKRGILMHGKPGTGKTLSAMYLAAQMTGRTVLVLTGGAVGSIETACALARLLEPATIVLEDVDLIGTEREQQSVGANALLFELLNQMDGLGEDADILFILTTNRPDFLEPALAARPGRIDLAIEVPLPDEACRHRLFELYSRGLKLELADLGVWVRRTNGVSAAFIRELLRKAAVLAAEADGTGSELVVTDRQFEEAIAELLVAGGPMTRALLGFASGTE
- a CDS encoding DUF1501 domain-containing protein, which codes for MLLVGRRTTHTCAGLNRRAFLQVGASSVLGLALPDLLRARAAGKGEGAKAKAVILLWLWGGPSQLDTFDPKPNASLDYRGPFGTIPTKIPGVRFCELFPQLAQHTDKLAVLRTLTTQSNDHGIAGTIGLTGSAAGGTGLDGKPLQGSPRPALGSIVAKALSGAKSTGATGAIHPFFVVGGKLHQGKKAIIGEGGGPLGGGWDPFRLEYDPATGTKIPALQLPPDLTPERVADRQKLLAALGSADRRVNQIGSTGTIDEYHARALAMLTSPTAAAGFDLSKERDATKDAYGRTRFGQSCLLARRLVEAGVPFVQVNWSDHVEAEEDSGDGGWDHHYRNFQIMQDRHAPWLDQSMSALLTDLHERRMLDSTLVLAVGEFGREPKVNDKAGRDHWPGCYSALVAGGGVRGGRFVGTSDARAGKPADSPLSPVDLNATVLNQVGLTSEQITGLGLAPVGRVIEELF
- a CDS encoding TolB family protein; translation: MKRLVLHSFVIALLCLPLCALRALCGENLPVRLTKDGSFKQNLQWSPDGKTLLFTRIHEGKMALWLMPADGGELKRLLPNHTEPHFDGNFSPDGKRIVYVYDKLEGTDGKLRINVCAADGSDDQVLIPHRAFEESPRFSPNGKKVLWVSTRNKNPDLYTVDADGKNEKRLTNDPAYDLHPAWSPDGAKIAFASGRSGKQKIHVMNADGSDQKRITDGEFLDAWPVWEPGGKRIAFASNRSGNSDIWLMTDDGKELTNLTQNKAQDTAPAWHPEGKKLAFVSTRDGGSDIYVIDVK
- a CDS encoding protein kinase domain-containing protein encodes the protein MSPLVDEFATDLELPALGSGPGTMEAAMPPAQSLLARLLSAQVLLPEEWEEVPPDHRDVLTRLTAIDALLAKLLGLHLLTRFQVDTVRKGGADDLILGNYRLLDVLGQGGMGTVYRAEHILLRRQVALKVMSRSTDVSSRLIHRFYGEARAVARLQHPHIVTCFDAGRHTRAGTQAREYFVMELIPGQDLFTLVRDSGPLPALRACELFRQVADALGEAHRHGLVHRDIKPSNVLVTPDGQAKVLDFGLARLPTQQMTEPGVVLGTIGYMAPEQARDPHSVDSRADLFSLGATLYWALTGRDPYPESGNPVQDLHRRFTTVPMAVRRVRPEVPAEVSDLVSRLMEPDPEMRFPSARTVSAALTGFTLWLPHGVTPAAGSSRQERLGRGRVLLVEDDPGVRALMVALLQDQYDVREAEDGETALTEITRDPPDLAVVDVGLPGMSGPELVEKVRSAGLDSERMKVLITSGDLPAEALGGLSVSSADDFISKPFAPVEFLSRVRALIMRRPAKSSDSDTILTPPPVGSTRPVAAETLSLTVSRLLAETQLAAEGQWQRLTRYVRALCRALPDTGHYLQLKDERYADILAAVAPMYDIGLLGVPRHTLLKPGRLDASERSVVQTHCSIGAEVLVGVAQTYGSEVQGLDVAAEVARSHHERWDGSGYPDGLVGDEIPLAARVVSLAAVYEALRSRRPHRPPLSHTQTVKLISTESEGEFDPTVVTAFASVAARFEQIHQGK